TGCGTCCGGTGGCATTGCCGCACAGGATGGCGCCGAGTTCGACCGTGGGCGGCGGCGAGCTGAGGCAACCGGCGGCGATCGCTGGGCGCAGTTCGCCGAGTGTCAGGCTTTGTGCGATGCGGTCGCAGACGATGCGCGTTGCGCGGGCGAGCGCGGCGGGCGCGATCTCGTTCTTGTAAGGTGCGTCCGATCCCATCGCGGTGACGTGCTGCCCCGCGTGCAGCCAGTCGGCCTGTACGATCGGTTCGCGCGATGGCGTGGTGGTGACCACGATATCGGCTTCGCGCACGACGGCCGCGGCGCTGTCGCGGGTTTCAACCGGGATGCCCAGGCATTGGGTCATTTCGGCGGCGTAGGCTTGCGCCGCGTCGGCGCGACGGCCCCAGACCAGCACTTTTTCCAGTGGGCGCACACGCTTGAGCGCTTCGATCTGCAACCGCGCCTGCAAGCCGGTACCGAGTACGCCGGCACTGCGCGCATCGGTTCGTGCCAGCGTCCGTGCGGCCAGAGCGCCGGCTGCGGCGGTGCGCAGATCGGTGAGATAGCCATTGTCCAGCAGCACGGCTTCCACGCGGCCGGTTTCGGCGCTGAGCACTGCCATGAAGCCGGACAGGCTGGGCAGCCCGCGTGCCGGATTGTCGAAAAAGCCGGATGAGGCCTTGATGGCCAGTTGCGGGATGCCATCGATATAGGCCGTCTTGATGTCCACCTCGGCATTGCGCGGCGCGATTTCCAGCGCCAGCACCGGCGGTTGAATGGCGCGCCCTTCACCGAGCGCGCGGAACGCGCGTTCGGCTGCGTCGATGGCCGCGAGGTCCAGCGGCACGAGGTGGCGCAGTTCGCGCTCGGTGAGAATGCGGACGTTCATGGTGCGGAGTCTATCTGATGATGGCGTGTGCCGATGAAGAAAAGCTCTCGCACACGTTCGCAGTAAACCATATAAAAATAAGCGTAATTTTGCCATGCAAAATGAGACCACTGACGCCGGGCTCGACACCGGACAAAGAGCGGTTCGCGTCGAGCAGATCCGCGATCGGCACTCGACAGGCCCCTCATTCGACTGATTCTCCATTGACGATGCGGGTGAAGTGTTCCATGTCGACGTTGTTGCCGGTGATGATGGTGGCGACGCGCCGTCCGCCGCCGGGCACGCCGCCACGCGCCAGCACAGCCGCGCCGACAGCGGCAGCGCCCTCGGTTACCAGACGCTCGTGGCAATACAGATCGCGCATGGCGCGGGCTATTTCGGCTTCGGACACCTGTACGACGTCGTCGAGCAGCTGTTGTGCCAGGGCGAAGGTATAGCGGTTGTCCAACCCGATGCCACCGCCCAGACTGTCGGCCAGCGTCGGTTCTTCGGGCACGTCGACCGGATGCTTCGCGGCCAGACTGGCGATCATCGCCGCGCCGCGTTCGGGGCTGACACCGACGATGTGGAGAGCCGGGTTGATGGTCTTGGCGGCCAGCGCTACGCCGGCCAGCAGGCCACCGCCGGACAGCGGGATCAGCAGCGTATCCAGCTCCGTGGCGTCTTCGAGCAGTTCCAGGCCGAGCGTGCCTTGCCCGGCGATGACGTCCGGATGGTCGAAGGGCGGGATGTAGCCGAGTCCGTGCTCGGAGGCCAGCCGCAGCGCCTCGGTAACGGCGGCATTCTGG
This genomic stretch from Acidihalobacter ferrooxydans harbors:
- the eutB gene encoding hydroxyectoine utilization dehydratase EutB, whose amino-acid sequence is MAAEPPTALDVYRARARLRGRVAHTPLLPAPRLAQLSGAEQVLLKLETLQPSGSFKLRGATNALLCLDADALQRGVVTASTGNHGRAVAWAARAAGVACTVCLSSLVPEHKAQAVRDRGAAVVRAGSDQNAAVTEALRLASEHGLGYIPPFDHPDVIAGQGTLGLELLEDATELDTLLIPLSGGGLLAGVALAAKTINPALHIVGVSPERGAAMIASLAAKHPVDVPEEPTLADSLGGGIGLDNRYTFALAQQLLDDVVQVSEAEIARAMRDLYCHERLVTEGAAAVGAAVLARGGVPGGGRRVATIITGNNVDMEHFTRIVNGESVE
- a CDS encoding cyclodeaminase, coding for MNVRILTERELRHLVPLDLAAIDAAERAFRALGEGRAIQPPVLALEIAPRNAEVDIKTAYIDGIPQLAIKASSGFFDNPARGLPSLSGFMAVLSAETGRVEAVLLDNGYLTDLRTAAAGALAARTLARTDARSAGVLGTGLQARLQIEALKRVRPLEKVLVWGRRADAAQAYAAEMTQCLGIPVETRDSAAAVVREADIVVTTTPSREPIVQADWLHAGQHVTAMGSDAPYKNEIAPAALARATRIVCDRIAQSLTLGELRPAIAAGCLSSPPPTVELGAILCGNATGRTSDRDITLCDLTGTGAQDTAIAAHALALANAAGLGQEIDA